From a single Lolium rigidum isolate FL_2022 chromosome 7, APGP_CSIRO_Lrig_0.1, whole genome shotgun sequence genomic region:
- the LOC124676941 gene encoding uncharacterized protein LOC124676941, with product MAPVVTAPAAALSPICRVSLPARSALPSSSVKQLPRFAARSSSGSGNGGGTRPDPKAGDNESKAVLDAFFLGKALAEALTERAESVVGEVFSVVGQWQAEQQKQVQEFQEEVVQRAQKAKERAAVEVVDDKGANTLRGPSATISTPAPSSPPPTPTQGE from the exons ATGGCGCCCGTAGtaacagcgccggcggcggctctCTCGCCCATCTGCCGCGTCTCTCTCCCGGCCCGCAGTGCTCTCCCCTCTTCTTCCGTCAAACAGCTCCCCAGGTTCGCGGCCAGGAGTagcagcggcagcggcaacggcggcggcacACGTCCCGACCCCAAAGCAG GTGATAACGAGAGCAAGGCGGTCCTCGACGCCTTCTTCCTCGGGAAGGCCTTGGCGGAGGCGCTGACGGAGAGGGCCGAGTCGGTGGTGGGCGAGGTGTTCAGCGTCGTCGGGCAGTGGCAGGCGGAGCAGCAGAAGCAGGTCCAGGAATTCCAG GAGGAAGTAGTTCAGAGGGCCCAAAAAGCCAAGGAGAGGGCTGCTGTGGAGGTTGTAGATGACAAGGGCGCAAATACTCTAAGGGGACCTTCGGCAACCATTTCGACGCCTGCGCCTTCGTCCCCTCCTCCTACACCCACACAGGGAGAATAG